From the Colletotrichum lupini chromosome 1, complete sequence genome, the window AAATGCAATAAACAATTCTGTAAATGATGAAAATCTCGCGCACATCTCCCGCAAACACAAGAACATCACTGAGACATGGCATGTGTAGAAACTAATAATTGCATGCCATTGTCTAGGTCCAAAAGTTGCCCATCTCACACTCTCGTGCCCCCTCATACGTATACACAACGTCGACTGGTTGTCCTACTACGTTGCCGACTTCTTGGGGATATCAAGCACCCGCATTTAGCGTCCCCGCTTATGCGTCAATCAGGTTCTCCTCGTTTTGCTGCACCTGCTGTCTCTGCTTGCCCTTGTCCTTGGCCTCCTTGGCCGCACGCTGGTAGAACTCGTTGAGAACCTTGCCGGGAATACGGTTGAGCAGGTCCTTGGGGTAGAGACGGAGCAAGCTCCATGCCAGGTCGAGAGACTCGTAAATGGTGCGAGCCTCGTACTGGCCCTGATTGATGAACTGGCGCTCAAACTTCTCGAGGAACTCCAGAGAAAGCTTGTCCTCAGCTGACAGAGCCTCCTCGCCGACGACAGCCTTCATGGCAGCGGCGTCACGACCGATGGCGTACTTGGCGTAGAGCTGGTTGGAAACATCGCCGTGGTCCTTGCGGGTCATGCCCTCACCAATGGCAGACTTCATGAGACGAGACAGAGACGGCAGAACGTTGATGGGCGGGTAAATACCACGGTTGTAAAGGCCTCTGTCGACGAAGATCTGACCCTCCGTAATGTAACCCGTCAAGTCGGGAATGGGGTGAGTGATATCCTCGTTGGGCATGGTCAAAATGGGAACCTGGGTGATGGAACCGTTGCGACCCGCCACACGACCGGCGCGCTCGTAAATGGTGGACAAATCCGTGTACATGTAACCGGGGTAACCACGACGACCCGGGACTTCTTCACGGGCGGCTGAGACCTCACGAAGAGCGTCGCAGTAAGCGGACAAATCAGTAAGAATAACGAGAACGTGCTTCTCGAGCTGGTAGGCGTAGTATTCGGCGGTCGTAAGCGCGAGACGAGGAGTGATGATACGCTCGATACTGGCATGGTTGTCAGCCTGCACATTCCTTTACGGTACATTCTGATATCAAAACTCACGTAGGATCGTTGGCAAGGTTAAGGAAAAGGGTGACACGCTCCAATGAGCCGTTCTCCTCGAAATCGCGGGTGAAGAATCTGGCGGTTTCCAAGTTGACACCCATGGCACCGAAGACAATGGAGAAGTTCTCCTCGTGGCCGTCGTGGACACCCTTGTTGGTGACACCCTGCTTCTGGACCAAGCTGGCCTGTCTGCAAATCTGGGCGGCAATTTCGTTGTGCGGCAGACCAGACGAAGAGAAAATAGGAATCTTTTGTCCACGGGCGATGGAGTTCATGGTGTCGATGGCAGAAATACCGGTCGAAATCATCTCCTCGGGGTATTCCTACAACGTGTCAGAACCCAAGACCATGGTGTGATATTCGGGGGCGTCACATACACGGGAGAAGGGGTTAATGGGACTGCCGTTGATGTCGAGGTAGTCCTCAGCAAGGACCTTGGGGCCCTTGTCGATAGCACGTCCGGAACCGTCAAAGATACGACCCAGCATGTCCTCCGACACACCAAGCTTCAAGCTCTGGCCGGTGAACTCGACTTTCGTCTGGCTAGAGTTTTAGCGCTCGTCATATTTGTCGAGATGCGATGATCTCATACCTTCTTAACATCGATGCCTGATGTTCCCTCAAAGACCTGTTTCCATCGTCAATCGGTGTTTCTCGTGTGATCGCTCGTTTTCGCATACCTGGACGACGGCTCGGTTACCTAGAGATGTTCGTTAGCACGCATGTTATTTAGCAGAGGAATGACGTTGTGTAAATACCTCGAGCCTCGAGAACCTGACCCTGTCTGTTGGTTCCATCGGGCAGGGTCAGGGAGACAATCTCGTTGTATCTGGGGAATTTGACCTAGATGCAGAATCAGTGCCTAACTCAGATAATTCGCTGACGGAAACTCCAGCGCGACTGGGCGACGACGCACATTCTCAAGGATGACGAGGGGTCCATTGACACCGCCGACGGTGTTGTACCGAATTCTCGGCACGATGGAGTAAGAGGGCTCCCGCGGGTCACTCATTGCTTCTGACTATCAGCGAGACAGCGCCGGATTAGAAGACAATGCGTGTTGGGTCGGAGGGGGGGCGATTAGGAAGGGCGTGGGCGGGCGGATTGATGGAGACGATGCGAGGCGCTGCGATGTACGTAGCTGGAGGAGGTTGGCAGGTCGGTGCAGTGTCGTCGAATGCACTGCACTGGAGCTTGCTTCGTCTTGGTGGAGCCCGCTCGGCAAGCTGAGGTGGCGCCGATAAGATCACTGGTGACTGGGGGGCGCGGGCCATGGACGCCTGGGAGCTTCCCAGTGTGCCATTATCGGTCTCCGTGTCAGCTTGGGCGCTAGCAGTCACGAATTGTGGCAGTGACATCACATGACTGCCCGCACTCCAACCTGAAGGTACGAGGTACCTCACCTTCTTCCAATGCATTTCCCCTGGGCATTTCAGGGCAGAATGAACTCATGCGATGGTACATATCAAGACAAGAACTGAAAAATGCATCTCAAACTCCAATTCGATTCTCAAGAAACTCAAGACTACGCTGTCGCCGCTTCACGAGATCTGGCGCCCAAAACAGCCTTTCCAACAGTGCTGTCGTTGGCCTTGCTCAGCTCGCCCGTGATCCAAGCACCAATATCAGACATCGCATCCAGGTCAATGCCAGTGTCCATACCCAGACTCTCAATAAAGTAAATCATGTTTTCCGTAGCCACATTGCCAGTCGCACCGGGGCTGTAAGGGCATCCTCCAAGGCCGCCAACACTGCTGTCAAACGTGCGGATGCCATGCTCCAAAGACACAGCCGTGTTAACCAGAGCCTGGCCATACGTGTCGTGGAAGTGCATCGCAATATCCTCGTTGCGGATTCCCGCAGCCCTCATGCAATTCAGCAGCTCCTTGGTCCGGGGAGCGGTTCCCATACCGGTGGTGTCGCCCAGAGACACCTCATCGGCGCCCGACTCCAGCAGTTCCGTCGAGATCTCGGCGACCTTGTG encodes:
- a CDS encoding V-type ATPase gives rise to the protein MLAIRPSVCRACRKAQIRPARAFATASGPIQQPPRDNYVKLVEVGPRDGLQNEKKTIPLATKIELIERLAKTGVSTIEGGSFVSPKWVPQMANSSEILEHLLTRKVSSPAQTSYSFLAPNIKGLQNAQALLAKYPGAFASQLQPSADASTPAVEVAVFAAATESFSKKNLNCDIATSLDRFREVIRESKAAGLRVRAYVSVVLGCPFEGYDVDPHKVAEISTELLESGADEVSLGDTTGMGTAPRTKELLNCMRAAGIRNEDIAMHFHDTYGQALVNTAVSLEHGIRTFDSSVGGLGGCPYSPGATGNVATENMIYFIESLGMDTGIDLDAMSDIGAWITGELSKANDSTVGKAVLGARSREAATASCLDMYHRMSSFCPEMPRGNALEEADTETDNGTLGSSQASMARAPQSPVILSAPPQLAERAPPRRSKLQCSAFDDTAPTCQPPPATYIAAPRIVSINPPAHALPNRPPSDPTRISEAMSDPREPSYSIVPRIRYNTVGGVNGPLVILENVKFPRYNEIVSLTLPDGTNRQGQVLEARGNRAVVQVFEGTSGIDVKKTKVEFTGQSLKLGVSEDMLGRIFDGSGRAIDKGPKVLAEDYLDINGSPINPFSREYPEEMISTGISAIDTMNSIARGQKIPIFSSSGLPHNEIAAQICRQASLVQKQGVTNKGVHDGHEENFSIVFGAMGVNLETARFFTRDFEENGSLERVTLFLNLANDPTIERIITPRLALTTAEYYAYQLEKHVLVILTDLSAYCDALREVSAAREEVPGRRGYPGYMYTDLSTIYERAGRVAGRNGSITQVPILTMPNEDITHPIPDLTGYITEGQIFVDRGLYNRGIYPPINVLPSLSRLMKSAIGEGMTRKDHGDVSNQLYAKYAIGRDAAAMKAVVGEEALSAEDKLSLEFLEKFERQFINQGQYEARTIYESLDLAWSLLRLYPKDLLNRIPGKVLNEFYQRAAKEAKDKGKQRQQVQQNEENLIDA